A genome region from Nocardioides cynanchi includes the following:
- a CDS encoding helix-turn-helix transcriptional regulator → MSSNPVDEQRRRDLVLLRRVRDRMDREYAQPLDLEELAAGVHMSSGHLSRQFRAAYGETPYAYLMTRRIERAMALLRRGDLSVTEVCFAVGYQSLGTFSTRFTELVGMSPSTYRREVGRTTEGMPMCVVKQVTRPVRNREALLTEARLP, encoded by the coding sequence GTGAGCAGCAACCCGGTCGACGAGCAGCGGCGGCGCGACCTGGTGCTGCTCCGGCGGGTCCGCGACCGGATGGACCGGGAGTACGCGCAGCCGCTCGACCTCGAGGAGCTGGCCGCCGGGGTCCACATGTCGTCGGGGCACCTGAGCCGGCAGTTCCGCGCGGCGTACGGCGAGACGCCGTACGCGTACCTGATGACCCGGCGGATCGAACGCGCGATGGCCCTGCTGCGACGCGGCGACCTCAGCGTCACCGAGGTCTGCTTCGCCGTCGGCTACCAGTCGCTCGGCACGTTCAGCACGCGGTTCACCGAGCTGGTCGGGATGTCGCCGAGCACCTACCGGCGCGAGGTCGGCCGCACCACGGAGGGGATGCCCATGTGCGTGGTCAAGCAGGTGACCAGACCGGTCAGGAACCGAGAAGCACTCCTGACCGAGGCGCGCCTACCGTGA